GGGCGGAGCCCAGCACGGAGGAATGCAGCGCGACCGTGAGGAACAGACCGCTCCGGCGACCGGTGATCACCTCCACGCGCTCGTGGTGGAAATCCGGCAGGGGAAGCCCCTGAGGCAGGGTCGCAGGCATCGTGGTCCTCGTCGATCAGCCGTCGCCTCTTCGTGGGATGCGACGGGCGCGTACGGATGCGCAGCGTCGCAGCATCCATCTCCATTGCACCACCGGTGAGCCGATCGTTCAACGTCCTCCTTGTTTCCTGAGCAGACTGCGCAGTCCCCTCGCGCCGGCGCGCGGCGAATCGCACGGACTGCTCGCGGAAATAGGCTGGAGCAATGAGCGAGCACCTCCACCCGCGCAGCCGCATCGTCTCCGACGCGCTGCGAGCGGCCGGCATCCCGGGTCAGATCGTGGTCCTTCCGGATGCCGCATCCACCGCCGCCCTCGCTGCGGCAGCGCTCGGGATCGAGGTGGGCGCCATCGCCAACAGCCTGGTGTTCTGGAGCGACGGCGAACCGCTGCTGGTGATGACCAGCGGCGCCCACCGCGTCGACACCGCCGCGCTCGCGGAGCGCCTCGGTCGCGGGTCGATCACGCGCGCGAGCGTCGACCAGGTGCGCGAGGCCACCGGCCAGGCGATCGGGGGTGTCGCGCCGACCGGGCATCCGGCGCCGCTGGTCACGGTCGTGGACGAGGATCTCGCAGGCTTCGAGGAGATCTGGGCCGCCGGCGGAAC
This portion of the Microbacterium pygmaeum genome encodes:
- a CDS encoding YbaK/EbsC family protein encodes the protein MSEHLHPRSRIVSDALRAAGIPGQIVVLPDAASTAALAAAALGIEVGAIANSLVFWSDGEPLLVMTSGAHRVDTAALAERLGRGSITRASVDQVREATGQAIGGVAPTGHPAPLVTVVDEDLAGFEEIWAAGGTPHTVFPLTFDQLVALTGGRVLPVV